The segment CTTGAACGCGGAAACAAGGCCACAGCTTATGAACCGGCTCCAGTCGAAGGCAAACTTCTCACCTCTACACCGGATAACTTCCTTGAACCAGGACAGAGTGTCAATGCCCAGCTTGAGATCACAACCGCCCTGCCCGATGTCAAAGGCGAAGTTAAAACAACTGTTCGCGATTTTTTCGGTAAGGTCATTCATTCCGAAAAGCATGCTTTCGTCACGGATTCTAATGCAAAAGGTATCGTCAAACTCGATTTTGAAAAAACGCCGGTCGGCATTTTCACTGTTGAAAACAACTATACGATTGATGGGAAAGAACGTTACGAATTCACCCGTTTCGCAGTGATGCACTCTTTGGATAACACACACAAACACAAGAATTTGTTTGCGAATGCCTACATCGATCCCTACAGTCCGGTGCAATATTATCCGGAAGTGTTGGAGCGGTTGCGCAAAATCGGTATTGGGTCGCGCGGAGCCTATGCCAACACGGAAAAACTGGTTGCCGAAGAAGCTGCAAAATACGGCATTGATTCCCTCGCTGTAATGGCTCTGCGTCCAGACCGCGCGCTGGTCAAAGATATGAAAAAACCATGTGTTGGATTCACCGTGCTGCCGAACATCGTCTGGTATCAGTCGCTGGCCTCCGGCTTCCGCCGCGAGGATTATGCAACGATTACTCTGCCGGCTCCGTCCCCGGAAGCACTCAAGGCTCTGGAGGATGCCACTGCCCGCAAAAGCAGAGAACAGCCATGGATCAAAGTCTGGGGCAGCATCAACGAAGCCGAGGGGCACATGCCGGAATTTGCCAACAGCCGTTATGCGACTGAAGAACATTACAAGCAGTATGTCGAAGTCGAATTGGCTTCGGCTCGCGGCCTGAAACGGGGCAACCCCAACGCACTGATCGGCAACAGTTCGACCTCGCGTTTGGGCGATGATCGCTGTGAAACGATCGATAAACTGCTCACCACGATTGGTGACCGTTTCCGTTACGACTGCTTCATTTTCCATATCTATCGAGAAGCACCGGAATATCCGGATCTCGATACCGATTATCAGAAGATGTTCAAAGTACTCGAAAAACACGGCTACAAAAATGAACCGGTATTCAGTCCCGAAGGAATGCACTGGAAACCCTACAAGATGCCGGGTCTCTTTCCGGTGAGCTGGGTTGCAACGACCTGGGGACCGCTGACCTATGATATGGGCCATCAGGAACGTCTCAGTGCCGCATGGCGTGCTCGCACTTGGCTGGTCGGGCTCAAAAATGCCGACCGGATCAAGCAGATGAATTCCAGCACCAACTTCTGGAGCTTTGAACTGGATTGCGAACTCACCCCGTTCGCCAACCAGAAAATCTCCAATACCCTCGGTCGTCTGCTGGGCGATGCAGATTTCGTCAAGGAGATCAAGTTTTCCGCCAAAACTCGCTGTTATGTATTCAAAGATGCCCGGAATCGTCCAGTGACTGCGCTCTGGAGCTGTGATCGTGAAGTGGATAACGGCAAACTTCCGGGACCGACGTTGAATTTTATCGGCGAACTTGATGCGGAACTCTTCGATCTTATGGAAGTCAAGTATGATTTTGAAAAATCACTGCGTCTTTCTCCGTTCCCGGTATTTCTGCGCGGCAAGGCCGGTTCAACTGATGAAATGATTTCCGCACTGGAAAATGCATCGCTCGTCATCGACGGCGAATGTGCCGCCGCCCTTGGTATCGAACTCAAACCGCCGTTTCAATGGGCGCTCACACTGGATAATCGCAGCAAGGAAAATTTCGCCGGTGATGTGACACTCAATGGGAAAAAGATGTCGGTGCAGCTGCCTCCGGCCCGGCAGAAAACCCTGACAGCTGATCTTCCGGCAGAAATTTCCGCCAGACAGCTCAGCGTTGAATCGCTCCGCGGAGAAATCCGGCAAACCCGGCCTCGCGCGGAAAAAATACTCATCAATCAGACGCTGGGCGCTGTATTGGCTAAAAAAGCCGCTTTCACAGCTGGCGGCGCAGTCGACTGGTCGAAAGTGCCCGCCTTGCCCATCAATCAGCGTTCCGGACACGGCAGCGAAAATTACAGCGCCACTTTGAAACTGGCGTGGGCAGAAAACATGTTCTACATGTTGGTCGATGTGAAAGATCCCAAACATGTAGTCAATCCTTATCTGCACACGGTCGACGGCTGGCGCAATGACTCGCTTCAGCTCTTTTTCGATACGTTCGCTGATGGGCACAATCTTGCTGGCGACAAAATGGCCCTTGATGATTGGGCGTATGGTATTTACCTTGAGTCGGGAACGCTGAGACCGGTCATCTACCGCCACGGCGTTCCAGATGAACAGCTGACGGAGGGATTCAACGCTCCCCGGCCTGACACCATTGCCGGAAACGAGGTCAAGTGTGTCTTTACCAAGACCGGAATCGGTTACCGTTATGAACTAACATTCGCGCTTAAAGC is part of the Victivallis lenta genome and harbors:
- a CDS encoding sugar-binding protein; amino-acid sequence: MPKIHFLLGICGLISIAAGAADYEAYAPPFNSGKAVRKSVSKLEKGKVVATFKGSAVALRCFISGAPTFFSADGKIRFGGIVLQYNRKAVNGIRPEGVDNDEFTYTYTDTPGISQNFKLQNDGKVLSTLKAPSATAMSSCRYEMALRYELCSGTKVQFDDQTFLLPPFKEGANFSKKLFNGNCKTITFNPDEPKRQFSITFLEPARVSATNSGGNYSLWITVVPTGKTDTFRYELNPGMVTVADETADTASDRYLTKVGKYDFWREDRLRLPDRAGRRNLLSNSSFELGFQNWWFENAAGDVSREVWETKPVGIDKNEAFAGTNSLRILSDQRRAGLRQIISAHAVLLEPGIYTVSFYAKTDHPGKQTIELNNRMMAPGKNIWQSDTINIAAFKPTAEWKRYERTIDIKVTQPHYFSLSAKSNEPAVCHIDAIQLERGNKATAYEPAPVEGKLLTSTPDNFLEPGQSVNAQLEITTALPDVKGEVKTTVRDFFGKVIHSEKHAFVTDSNAKGIVKLDFEKTPVGIFTVENNYTIDGKERYEFTRFAVMHSLDNTHKHKNLFANAYIDPYSPVQYYPEVLERLRKIGIGSRGAYANTEKLVAEEAAKYGIDSLAVMALRPDRALVKDMKKPCVGFTVLPNIVWYQSLASGFRREDYATITLPAPSPEALKALEDATARKSREQPWIKVWGSINEAEGHMPEFANSRYATEEHYKQYVEVELASARGLKRGNPNALIGNSSTSRLGDDRCETIDKLLTTIGDRFRYDCFIFHIYREAPEYPDLDTDYQKMFKVLEKHGYKNEPVFSPEGMHWKPYKMPGLFPVSWVATTWGPLTYDMGHQERLSAAWRARTWLVGLKNADRIKQMNSSTNFWSFELDCELTPFANQKISNTLGRLLGDADFVKEIKFSAKTRCYVFKDARNRPVTALWSCDREVDNGKLPGPTLNFIGELDAELFDLMEVKYDFEKSLRLSPFPVFLRGKAGSTDEMISALENASLVIDGECAAALGIELKPPFQWALTLDNRSKENFAGDVTLNGKKMSVQLPPARQKTLTADLPAEISARQLSVESLRGEIRQTRPRAEKILINQTLGAVLAKKAAFTAGGAVDWSKVPALPINQRSGHGSENYSATLKLAWAENMFYMLVDVKDPKHVVNPYLHTVDGWRNDSLQLFFDTFADGHNLAGDKMALDDWAYGIYLESGTLRPVIYRHGVPDEQLTEGFNAPRPDTIAGNEVKCVFTKTGIGYRYELTFALKALLPFQATAGKMMGIGVLLNNQDSTEAMPQNRLFWSIDNELPNNRPDTWPIVILAE